A region from the Salvia splendens isolate huo1 unplaced genomic scaffold, SspV2 ctg232, whole genome shotgun sequence genome encodes:
- the LOC121789419 gene encoding pyridoxal 5'-phosphate synthase-like subunit PDX1.2, translated as MADDHAVTLYSSATITDTKKNPFSLKVGMAQMLRGGAVVEVTSLDQAKTAESAGACCVVVSDPPPPRAGISRMADPSLIKEIKQALSIPVMAKVRVGHFVEAQVLEQIGVDYIDESEELGIADESHFINKHNFGVTFVCGCRDLGEALRRVREGSAMIRTQGEIRGSGNVAETVRSVRKVMGEIRVLNNMDEDEVFAFAKRIGAPYDIVVQAKQMGRLPVVHFAAGGITTPADAALMMQLGCDGVFLGQEVFDCDDPYKRVRSIVQAVRNYNDPMELAQASSGLDHAMAGLNLDENRVEFGSGDAY; from the coding sequence ATGGCCGATGATCACGCCGTCACGCTCTACAGCAGCGCCACCATCACCGACACCAAGAAGAACCCCTTCTCCCTCAAAGTCGGCATGGCGCAGATGCTCCGCGGCGGCGCCGTCGTCGAGGTCACCTCCCTCGACCAGGCCAAGACCGCCGAGTCCGCCGGCGCCTGCTGCGTCGTCGTCTCCGATCCGCCTCCGCCGCGCGCTGGGATCTCCCGCATGGCCGACCCTTCTCTGATCAAGGAAATCAAGCAGGCTCTGTCGATTCCCGTGATGGCGAAGGTGCGCGTCGGCCATTTCGTCGAGGCGCAGGTCCTGGAGCAGATTGGGGTCGATTACATCGACGAGAGCGAGGAATTGGGGATCGCCGACGAGAGCCACTTCATCAATAAGCACAATTTCGGCGTCACGTTTGTCTGCGGCTgccgcgatttgggggaggcgCTGCGGCGGGTGAGGGAGGGCTCCGCCATGATTCGGACGCAGGGCGAAATTAGGGGCTCCGGCAATGTGGCGGAGACGGTGCGGAGTGTGAGGAAAGTGATGGgggaaattagggttttgaataACATGGATGAAGATGAGGTGTTTGCCTTTGCCAAGCGAATTGGGGCGCCGTATGATATTGTGGTGCAGGCGAAGCAAATGGGGCGGCTTCCGGTGGTGCATTTTGCTGCCGGAGGGATCACAACACCGGCTGATGCTGCATTGATGATGCAATTGGGGTGTGATGGGGTGTTCTTGGGGCAGGAGGTTTTCGACTGTGATGATCCTTACAAGAGGGTTAGATCCATTGTGCAGGCAGTTAGGAATTACAATGACCCGATGGAGCTGGCGCAGGCGAGCAGTGGTTTGGACCACGCAATGGCAGGATTGAATCTCGATGAGAATAGGGTCGAGTTTGGGTCTGGAGATGCTTACTGA
- the LOC121789418 gene encoding uncharacterized protein LOC121789418, which yields MSGDTSTTKQKQVKETFHDTKTFFHRAFRNVRSLLLRGYAKLPTNAFANPIFSGSSKIGPKLQETDSSCKSSSQHWDPSEVASRRDALLALKGQPNGEQGSMSVRRSADQKARARLQGKVQESSFLATEDFAKKMEELEMMDESDGNHVQDIDEVVHCYSLLTSPTYLDIVDKFSKNVYQELNLPQPSRNINNSMKKLNSATSIHGSMRKLGSASVHSPMRRLSCSTSVHTLVGKVGSDNAHGSMRKQSSTNVHNSMRKLGPENNHGLVRRLSSDSAHGSMRKLGCNSIHGSIRRSGSDNVHGSMRKLDSDRIHKSMMKLGPESTHGSMRKLGSESIHVSMRKLGSESIHGSMRKLGSESIHGSMRKLGSESIHGSMRKLGSESIHSSMRKLGSESIHGSMRKLGSESIHGSMRKLRSDSIRSSMRCLPS from the coding sequence ATGAGTGGCGACACTAGCACAACGAAACAGAAGCAGGTTAAAGAAACGTTTCACGATACCAAGACATTCTTTCACAGAGCTTTCAGAAATGTAAGGTCCTTACTTCTAAGAGGGTACGCGAAGCTGCCTACAAATGCTTTCGCTAATCCCATCTTCTCCGGTAGCAGCAAGATCGGCCCCAAGTTGCAGGAGACCGACAGTTCGTGCAAAAGTTCCTCTCAACACTGGGATCCCAGTGAGGTGGCGAGTAGGAGAGATGCCCTACTTGCACTGAAGGGGCAACCAAATGGAGAACAAGGCTCCATGAGTGTTCGTCGATCAGCTGACCAGAAGGCAAGAGCACGCCTTCAAGGGAAGGTGCAAGAGTCTAGTTTCTTGGCAACGGAGGACTTTGCAAAGAAGATGGAAGAATTGGAaatgatggatgagagtgacgggAATCATGTGCAGGACATAGATGAAGTTGTTCATTGCTACTCCCTCCTCACCAGCCCGACTTATTTAGATATTGTTGACAAATTCTCCAAAAATGTCTACCAGGAACTCAATCTTCCCCAGCCATCAAGAAATATCAACAACTCAATGAAGAAACTCAACTCAGCAACAAGCATTCACGGTTCGATGAGGAAGTTAGGTTCAGCCAGTGTTCACAGTCCTATGAGGAGACTGAGTTGCTCAACCAGTGTCCACACTTTAGTGGGAAAAGTAGGTTCAGACAATGCTCACGGTTCAATGAGGAAACAGAGTTCAACCAATGTTCACAACTCAATGAGAAAATTGGGTCCAGAGAACAATCATGGTTTGGTGAGGAGATTGAGTTCGGACAGTGCTCATGGTTCAATGAGGAAATTGGGTTGCAATAGCATTCATGGTTCAATAAGAAGATCGGGCTCAGACAATGTTCATGGGTCAATGAGGAAATTGGATTCAGATCGCATTCACAAGTCAATGATGAAACTGGGTCCAGAGAGCACCCATGGTTCCATGAGAAAACTGGGTTCAGAGAGCATCCACGTTTCCATGAGGAAACTGGGTTCGGAAAGCATTCATGGCTCCATGAGGAAACTGGGTTCAGAGAGCATCCACGGTTCCATGAGGAAACTGGGTTCGGAAAGCATTCATGGCTCCATGAGGAAACTGGGTTCAGAGAGCATCCACAGTTCCATGAGAAAACTGGGTTCGGAAAGCATTCATGGTTCGATGAGGAAACTGGGCTCAGAGAGCATCCATGGTTCCATGAGGAAACTGAGATCAGACAGTATTCGCAGTTCAATGAGGTGTCTGCCCTCTTAA